The following proteins come from a genomic window of Natronosalvus vescus:
- a CDS encoding aminopeptidase P family protein, with product MDTPFADRVNRCQGRLADYGADVAVIAPGPNLTYLAGLTESPSERHFLYVIPRTGAATILAPAMYRAELEEAPIDRVRLWDDGDEPVAMLQTVLEDVEQTLSNPDPLNILLDDRMWTTFSQDVRAVRPDAEYGLASSVLGPLRLRKDAFERDTLRTAGSLADRVSMTLRDRSDEVVDLTERELAEEINRLLEREGGAGPAFDTIVAAGPNGARPHHRPDETVIEAGDPVVLDFGAYVDGGLESGAAPYPGDQTRTIVFDGEPPAGYEEIHETVRRAQRAAVDHVEPEVTAESVDAVARDVIEDAGYGDEFVHRTGHGVGLEVHEPPYIVEGNDQILEPGMVFSVEPGIYLEGEYGVRLEDLVLVTEDGSERLNSSPMRWEA from the coding sequence ATGGATACACCATTCGCCGATCGCGTGAATCGGTGCCAGGGACGCCTCGCCGATTACGGGGCTGACGTCGCCGTGATCGCTCCCGGCCCGAATCTCACCTACCTCGCCGGACTGACGGAGTCACCGTCGGAACGTCACTTCCTGTACGTCATCCCGCGGACGGGCGCGGCCACGATACTCGCGCCCGCGATGTATCGGGCCGAACTCGAGGAAGCGCCGATCGACCGCGTCCGCCTCTGGGACGACGGCGACGAGCCCGTCGCGATGCTTCAGACGGTTCTCGAAGACGTCGAACAGACCCTGTCCAACCCCGATCCCCTCAACATCCTGCTCGACGACCGCATGTGGACGACGTTCTCCCAGGACGTACGAGCCGTCCGTCCCGATGCGGAGTACGGCCTCGCGAGCAGCGTCCTTGGCCCGCTCAGGCTCCGAAAAGACGCCTTCGAGCGCGATACCCTCCGCACCGCTGGCTCTCTCGCCGATCGCGTCTCGATGACTCTTCGAGACCGTAGCGATGAGGTCGTCGACCTGACCGAACGTGAACTCGCGGAAGAGATCAATCGCCTCCTCGAGCGCGAGGGCGGGGCGGGCCCGGCGTTCGACACGATCGTGGCTGCGGGGCCAAACGGCGCTCGTCCCCACCACCGACCGGACGAGACGGTCATCGAAGCGGGTGATCCGGTCGTGCTCGATTTCGGTGCGTACGTCGACGGCGGCCTCGAGTCCGGTGCAGCGCCGTACCCGGGCGACCAGACGCGAACGATCGTCTTCGATGGCGAACCGCCAGCGGGTTACGAGGAGATACACGAGACGGTACGTCGCGCCCAGCGGGCCGCAGTCGACCACGTCGAACCCGAGGTGACGGCCGAATCGGTCGACGCCGTCGCCCGGGACGTCATCGAGGACGCCGGCTACGGGGACGAGTTCGTTCACCGAACCGGCCACGGTGTCGGCCTCGAGGTGCACGAACCACCGTACATCGTCGAGGGGAACGACCAGATCCTGGAACCTGGCATGGTTTTCAGCGTCGAACCGGGGATCTACCTCGAGGGTGAGTACGGAGTTCGCCTCGAGGATCTCGTGCTCGTGACCGAGGACGGCTCTGAACGGTTGAACTCGTCGCCGATGCGCTGGGAGGCCTGA
- a CDS encoding proteasome subunit alpha, producing the protein MHPNRQEQRPIESGLEFGTEFARGTPTTIDQHRTDNPEPVVSTGTTIVGVAGDESVVLAGDTRASLGGRFVTNQDARKVERIGERAAVGFTGSVSSAQALLRQLRAESRLYEHRHNRSPSTSTLSSMAGSLLRSGRFPMLELVLVGMDDQPAVYSVGRGGSILDSPFAAAGSGMQVAYGALEDAFRDDLSMAETRSIVASAVAAATERDTASGDGMTVVTIQGGDEISLEESGYDSIESALETCSHDSGPANHRSESEGKR; encoded by the coding sequence ATGCACCCCAATCGACAGGAACAACGTCCAATCGAGAGTGGGCTCGAGTTCGGAACGGAATTCGCTCGAGGAACCCCCACGACCATAGATCAGCATCGCACCGACAACCCGGAACCCGTCGTCTCGACCGGAACGACGATCGTCGGCGTGGCAGGCGACGAAAGTGTCGTTCTCGCCGGTGACACGCGTGCCAGTCTCGGCGGCCGATTCGTCACCAATCAGGACGCCCGGAAAGTCGAACGAATCGGGGAACGTGCCGCGGTCGGCTTCACCGGCAGCGTCAGTTCGGCACAGGCACTCCTCAGACAGCTTCGGGCCGAATCACGTCTGTACGAACACCGTCACAATCGCTCCCCATCCACCTCGACGCTGTCGTCGATGGCGGGATCGCTCCTCCGGAGCGGTCGCTTCCCGATGCTCGAGCTCGTCCTCGTCGGGATGGACGACCAGCCAGCGGTGTACAGCGTCGGCCGTGGTGGCTCGATCCTCGACTCGCCGTTCGCCGCCGCTGGCAGCGGGATGCAGGTCGCCTATGGGGCACTCGAGGATGCCTTCCGCGACGACCTCTCGATGGCCGAAACGCGCTCGATCGTCGCCAGTGCCGTCGCCGCCGCGACCGAACGGGACACCGCGAGCGGCGACGGGATGACCGTCGTGACGATTCAGGGTGGCGACGAGATATCCCTCGAGGAGTCGGGATACGACTCGATCGAATCGGCGCTCGAGACGTGTTCGCACGATAGCGGCCCCGCGAACCACCGCTCTGAATCGGAGGGTAAGCGATGA
- a CDS encoding archaeal proteasome endopeptidase complex subunit alpha — protein MNGNARQQAYDRGHTIFSPDGRLYQVEYARQAVERGAPSVGIRTDDGIVLAARKRIRSPLLEADSIDKIHAVDDHLAIASAGHAADAHRLVDEARLASQRHRLSYDEPIPFEALADAVARHVQEHTHAGGSRPYGAALLVGGIDAAPPTISSEGPTPRLYEVDPSGTRYGWHGVAIGDGSTGCREILESSLPESTSTGEDELPLSIDDVIGVAFDALEAASDEAITVDTAECSLLRTDGERPEHLSSERLAGYLA, from the coding sequence ATGAACGGAAACGCCAGGCAGCAGGCCTACGACCGCGGCCACACCATCTTCTCGCCCGACGGGCGACTGTACCAGGTCGAGTACGCCAGGCAGGCGGTCGAACGCGGTGCGCCGAGCGTCGGCATCCGCACGGACGACGGCATCGTTCTGGCCGCCCGGAAACGGATTCGATCGCCACTGCTCGAGGCCGATTCCATCGACAAGATTCACGCCGTCGACGACCACCTCGCTATCGCGTCGGCGGGCCACGCCGCCGACGCACACCGACTCGTCGATGAGGCTCGCCTCGCGAGTCAGCGCCATCGGCTCAGCTACGACGAACCAATCCCATTCGAGGCGCTCGCGGACGCGGTCGCCCGACACGTACAGGAACACACCCACGCCGGTGGATCGAGACCGTACGGTGCGGCGCTCCTCGTCGGCGGGATAGACGCAGCGCCACCGACCATCTCGTCCGAGGGGCCGACGCCTCGATTGTACGAAGTCGACCCGAGCGGGACCCGATACGGCTGGCACGGGGTCGCCATCGGCGACGGCTCGACGGGATGTCGGGAGATTCTCGAGTCGTCCCTCCCGGAATCGACGTCGACAGGTGAAGACGAACTGCCGCTGTCAATCGACGACGTGATCGGTGTCGCGTTCGACGCGCTCGAGGCCGCCAGCGACGAGGCGATTACCGTGGATACGGCCGAATGTTCACTACTCCGAACTGACGGTGAACGGCCAGAACACCTCTCGAGCGAACGCCTCGCTGGGTACCTCGCCTGA
- a CDS encoding DUF7351 domain-containing protein — MTQSDADGDGQFATSATGERSRAGTNRDRSTSGDSSDERTGGDSSDVSLERTEIIDSSSAFQAVGHEIRAEILENQLHALEDDGLSRQTFADLFAASSADTSAGFAYHLEKLVGPFLRKVDATDDSDGDDDGRREPGYEFTYAGLKIARAIQTGAYTRRIDSPPIELDDPCPFCTRDRSSASTSSSVSAESGSAFEPEDEREHEHELPTLEAQTVDNVVTITCPDCDRQVLRLQFPPSGLESHGDDLPAAFDRHHRYRLATMSDGVCPECGGDVASRVSTLSTESGAGSTGGETAGEHSQTPPQVVHTCNQCQHELRCPVTLSILEHPSVISFYHDHGIDIRNRPLWNVGPEWAETVLSKEPICVRVVTERAGDVLALYVDGTSQVVETQRSASDESGAIDRD, encoded by the coding sequence GTGACCCAGTCCGACGCGGACGGCGACGGCCAGTTCGCTACGTCAGCCACTGGTGAACGATCGCGGGCGGGTACCAATCGCGACAGGAGCACGAGTGGCGACTCGAGCGACGAGCGCACCGGTGGCGACTCGAGCGACGTTTCCCTCGAGCGGACGGAGATCATTGACTCCTCGAGCGCATTCCAGGCCGTCGGACACGAGATCCGAGCGGAAATCCTCGAGAACCAGTTGCACGCGCTCGAGGACGACGGCCTCTCGAGGCAGACGTTCGCCGACCTCTTCGCGGCCAGCTCGGCCGACACCTCGGCCGGGTTCGCTTACCATCTCGAGAAACTCGTTGGCCCGTTTCTCCGGAAGGTCGACGCTACCGACGATTCGGACGGCGATGATGACGGCCGCCGAGAACCGGGCTACGAGTTTACCTACGCCGGACTGAAAATCGCCCGGGCAATCCAGACGGGGGCGTACACCAGGCGAATCGACAGTCCGCCGATCGAACTCGACGACCCGTGCCCGTTCTGTACCCGTGATCGATCATCTGCGTCCACATCTTCATCCGTATCTGCCGAATCGGGATCCGCATTCGAACCCGAAGACGAACGAGAACACGAACACGAACTACCGACGCTCGAGGCACAGACCGTGGACAACGTCGTGACGATCACCTGCCCAGACTGTGACCGGCAGGTTCTCCGACTGCAGTTTCCACCGTCCGGGCTCGAGAGCCACGGCGACGACCTTCCCGCAGCCTTCGACCGACATCATCGATATCGGCTCGCGACGATGAGTGACGGCGTCTGTCCGGAGTGTGGCGGCGACGTCGCGAGTCGGGTATCGACTCTCTCGACGGAATCGGGAGCCGGTTCAACTGGGGGCGAGACCGCGGGCGAGCACAGCCAGACGCCGCCACAGGTGGTTCACACCTGCAATCAGTGCCAACACGAACTCCGATGCCCCGTCACGCTCTCCATCCTCGAGCATCCGAGCGTCATCTCGTTTTACCACGATCACGGGATCGACATCCGCAACCGGCCCCTGTGGAACGTCGGGCCCGAGTGGGCCGAAACGGTTCTCTCGAAGGAGCCGATCTGCGTTCGCGTCGTAACCGAACGAGCAGGTGACGTGCTGGCGCTGTACGTCGACGGCACCAGTCAGGTCGTCGAAACCCAGCGAAGCGCTTCCGACGAATCGGGAGCGATCGACCGGGACTGA
- a CDS encoding DUF790 family protein, giving the protein MLRKELLRVSRAGGGYHPQFARREHRPLAARVIGTFQGHAGETRETLEDALADLEADAPDFKLVRGFATLLEREAAFETDAPVDPERLRPRVFEAAETVGVVTETERERALEQAADRFDLSVPTLEGALYADLEERQVLREIDVPWTPDELLARYNLSLAQTALFDATEVRIRSGDPKTLVSAVKRLRLMYEIERTDEGRVVVVTGPTTLFRATRRYGTGFARLLRTLVNAREWSLEATIDDRGTERTLSLSDDDPIRVPDAEPIAEVSFDSDVEADFAARFGGLDLEWELRREPEPLATGTRVMIPDFAFDYRHADFRVYFEIMGFWTPEYVEKKLAQLAELEDVDMLVAVDESLGAGEAIEARDHRAIPYRGTVRIKDVADVLREYEADLVEASVSTLPAELVPEADVITLADVAGSHGVSEDAIESVHFPVHERVGRTLVRPAVLERLADELEAGCSLSAAESVLENVGIEESSAALSRLGYRVEWEGLGGGVLRERS; this is encoded by the coding sequence ATGCTGCGCAAGGAACTGCTTCGCGTCTCGAGGGCCGGCGGCGGCTACCATCCCCAGTTCGCTCGCCGGGAGCACCGGCCGCTCGCCGCCCGCGTTATCGGGACGTTTCAGGGGCACGCCGGCGAGACACGCGAAACGCTCGAGGATGCGCTCGCTGACCTCGAGGCCGACGCTCCCGACTTCAAACTGGTTCGTGGTTTCGCCACGTTGCTCGAGCGAGAGGCAGCCTTCGAAACGGACGCTCCAGTCGATCCCGAACGGCTTCGACCGCGGGTGTTCGAGGCGGCCGAAACCGTCGGCGTCGTGACCGAGACCGAGCGAGAGCGAGCGCTCGAGCAGGCTGCCGATCGGTTCGACCTGTCCGTCCCAACGCTCGAGGGGGCGCTGTACGCCGATCTCGAGGAGCGGCAGGTACTCCGCGAGATAGACGTCCCGTGGACGCCGGACGAACTCCTGGCACGCTACAACCTCTCGCTGGCACAGACCGCGCTGTTCGACGCTACCGAGGTTCGAATCCGATCGGGCGATCCGAAGACGCTCGTGTCGGCGGTCAAACGACTCCGGTTGATGTACGAGATCGAGCGAACAGATGAGGGACGGGTAGTCGTCGTCACCGGTCCGACGACCCTCTTTCGGGCGACAAGACGCTACGGGACGGGATTCGCTCGCCTCCTTCGGACGCTCGTGAACGCGAGGGAGTGGTCGCTCGAGGCGACGATCGACGACCGGGGAACGGAGCGAACGCTCTCGCTGTCGGACGACGATCCGATTCGCGTCCCGGACGCCGAGCCGATAGCCGAGGTCTCTTTCGACAGCGACGTCGAAGCCGACTTCGCCGCCCGGTTCGGGGGACTCGACCTCGAGTGGGAACTGCGCCGGGAACCCGAGCCACTCGCGACGGGAACGCGGGTGATGATTCCCGATTTCGCCTTCGACTATCGCCACGCCGACTTTCGGGTGTACTTCGAAATTATGGGCTTCTGGACGCCCGAATACGTCGAGAAGAAGCTCGCTCAACTCGCGGAACTCGAGGACGTAGACATGCTTGTCGCCGTCGACGAATCGCTCGGTGCCGGGGAAGCGATCGAAGCCCGCGACCACCGGGCGATTCCGTACCGGGGAACGGTGCGCATCAAGGACGTCGCCGATGTCCTCCGGGAGTACGAGGCCGACCTGGTTGAAGCGAGCGTCTCGACCCTCCCAGCTGAACTGGTTCCGGAGGCGGACGTGATCACGCTCGCCGACGTCGCCGGAAGCCACGGCGTCAGCGAAGACGCCATCGAATCGGTTCACTTTCCCGTACACGAACGCGTTGGACGTACCCTCGTCAGGCCCGCGGTGCTCGAGCGCCTCGCGGACGAACTTGAGGCCGGCTGTTCGCTGTCGGCGGCCGAGTCCGTCCTCGAGAACGTCGGCATCGAAGAATCGAGTGCAGCACTTTCGCGCCTGGGCTATCGCGTCGAGTGGGAAGGACTCGGCGGTGGAGTTTTGCGGGAACGGTCGTGA
- a CDS encoding universal stress protein yields MLSKILVPMDDSRPAEHALVYALENHPDAAVTVLNVVGVPSMMMGDAVGLALEEDIEKAAAERAESVFERARNVAANRDREIETAVAIGHPARAIVDRADDYETIVIGSHGKHSEGVTRRILVGNVAETVVKRAPIPVTVVR; encoded by the coding sequence ATGCTCTCGAAGATCCTCGTCCCGATGGACGACTCGAGGCCCGCCGAACACGCTCTCGTTTACGCGCTCGAGAACCATCCCGACGCCGCAGTAACGGTGTTGAACGTCGTCGGCGTGCCATCCATGATGATGGGCGACGCGGTTGGCCTCGCCCTCGAAGAGGACATCGAGAAGGCGGCTGCCGAGCGGGCCGAATCCGTCTTCGAGCGCGCACGCAACGTCGCAGCTAACCGTGATCGTGAGATCGAGACGGCCGTCGCAATCGGGCACCCGGCCCGTGCGATCGTCGACCGGGCGGACGACTACGAGACGATCGTAATCGGCAGCCACGGGAAACACAGCGAAGGCGTCACTCGACGGATCCTCGTGGGAAACGTCGCCGAGACAGTAGTCAAGCGGGCCCCGATACCGGTGACGGTCGTCAGGTGA
- a CDS encoding inorganic phosphate transporter has product MISTVLAIGIVASLFVGFNIGGSSTGIAWGPAVGAGLIRKTTAAAVMTFFVFLGGATVGQNVMDTLSGDIITIEISLAAGVAVLFFIGLGILIANVFGVPVPTSMTTVGAIAGLGLATGTLNYETIAWIISWWVVTPIIGFWIGATIGRYIYPELNRRYQIKKSDGALLALDRTTTLPKPVLGPNTTYRELVSTMIVMAVGCYMAFSAGASNVPNAVAPLVSSNALEPTPAILLATVAIGLGGFTIARRTMESVGGELSDIPLLAALIVMVTAASITTTLSWMGIPISLVMASVMTIVGLGWGRATRPITAREAIAGDTSDTEIAMGALTAEESGEKAPAIGEEETEDVLDASDLFNPRAVMKYVSMWIIGPSMSTLLAYGFFTVLPGVA; this is encoded by the coding sequence ATGATCTCGACCGTACTGGCGATCGGCATCGTCGCCTCTCTTTTCGTCGGTTTCAACATCGGTGGTTCGTCGACCGGGATCGCGTGGGGGCCTGCGGTTGGGGCAGGGCTGATTCGAAAGACGACCGCCGCCGCCGTGATGACGTTTTTCGTCTTTCTCGGCGGGGCGACCGTCGGTCAGAACGTCATGGACACGCTGTCGGGGGACATCATTACGATCGAAATCTCCCTGGCTGCGGGGGTCGCCGTCCTCTTTTTCATCGGCCTCGGCATCCTGATTGCAAACGTCTTCGGCGTGCCCGTTCCGACCTCGATGACGACGGTTGGGGCGATCGCTGGGCTGGGACTGGCGACGGGAACGCTCAACTACGAGACGATCGCCTGGATCATCTCGTGGTGGGTCGTTACCCCGATCATCGGGTTCTGGATCGGCGCGACCATCGGACGGTACATCTACCCGGAACTCAATCGTCGATACCAGATTAAGAAGTCGGATGGGGCGCTGTTGGCTCTCGATCGAACGACAACGCTCCCGAAACCAGTTCTCGGCCCGAACACGACGTATCGTGAACTTGTGAGTACGATGATCGTCATGGCCGTCGGCTGCTACATGGCGTTCAGCGCCGGGGCCAGCAACGTCCCCAATGCCGTCGCACCACTCGTCAGCAGCAACGCGCTCGAGCCGACACCGGCCATTCTCCTCGCGACGGTCGCGATCGGTCTCGGCGGATTTACCATCGCTCGCCGGACGATGGAATCAGTCGGCGGCGAACTCAGCGACATCCCGCTGCTCGCCGCCCTCATCGTAATGGTTACGGCGGCGTCGATCACGACGACACTCTCGTGGATGGGCATCCCGATCAGCCTCGTGATGGCGTCGGTGATGACGATCGTCGGTCTCGGCTGGGGGCGAGCTACCCGACCCATCACGGCTCGGGAAGCGATTGCCGGCGACACGAGCGATACCGAAATCGCGATGGGGGCGCTCACGGCAGAAGAGTCCGGAGAGAAAGCGCCGGCGATCGGGGAGGAGGAGACCGAAGACGTGCTCGACGCGAGCGACCTGTTCAACCCACGAGCCGTCATGAAATACGTCTCGATGTGGATCATCGGGCCGTCGATGTCCACCCTCCTTGCGTACGGGTTCTTCACGGTGCTTCCCGGCGTCGCGTAA
- a CDS encoding helix-turn-helix domain-containing protein, producing MVSDDSNEHEHRVTDDDPDLEAGNTDESGGTAGVDESLEEEERSGDVETTGELERTDEQTRMAATADEVDQRIVDLLSWILDTETRAKIYVHLLANPGSTSEEVAQGTGLYPSTVREALAELHEEDRVIRQKRASEGAGNNPYEYTAIQPSELVGGVVDQVQRELNTIFTLDRLFDREDTDEFDDDVEPVTIVVNDEGDIELEDDTDDDVTAADDVDVTAADDVSGVDADDPDDDHSPPRH from the coding sequence ATGGTTTCTGATGATTCTAACGAGCACGAGCACCGGGTAACCGACGACGACCCGGATCTCGAGGCGGGAAACACGGACGAATCGGGCGGGACAGCCGGCGTGGACGAATCACTGGAGGAGGAAGAACGGTCGGGTGACGTCGAGACGACGGGGGAACTCGAACGGACGGATGAGCAGACACGAATGGCGGCAACCGCCGACGAAGTCGATCAGCGGATCGTCGACCTCCTGTCGTGGATTCTCGACACCGAGACGCGGGCGAAGATCTACGTGCACTTATTAGCCAATCCTGGCAGCACGTCCGAAGAGGTCGCACAGGGGACGGGCCTCTATCCGAGTACGGTTCGCGAAGCCCTGGCGGAACTCCACGAGGAGGATCGGGTGATTCGGCAGAAGCGTGCCAGCGAAGGGGCTGGAAACAACCCATACGAGTACACGGCGATTCAACCGAGCGAGCTCGTTGGCGGCGTCGTCGACCAGGTACAGCGCGAACTCAACACGATCTTCACGCTCGATCGACTCTTCGATCGCGAGGACACGGACGAGTTCGACGATGACGTCGAACCCGTGACGATCGTCGTCAACGACGAGGGGGATATCGAACTCGAGGACGACACCGACGACGATGTGACAGCTGCAGATGATGTAGACGTGACGGCAGCGGACGACGTATCTGGCGTCGATGCCGACGATCCGGACGACGACCACTCACCGCCGCGACACTGA
- a CDS encoding glutamate--cysteine ligase produces the protein MERGSSESFTRMGSLGIEEEYFVVDERGRPTSGTDTLVYDHEPPAILEDRLDHELFKCVIETQTPLIERPSNAESSLLEVRRALIDHAAAHGYQVAAAGLHPLARWRELEHAEKSRYRSQLDRIQYTQHRNTTAGVHVHVGVDDADKAVWIANELRWFVPIMLALSANSPYWDGFDTGLHSARAKIFEGLPNTGMPTYFEDFEAFDAFERRMLETDSIRDRGELWYDVRPHTGHGTVEVRTPDGQADPDVVMAFVEYTHTLVTTLAEEYEDGGRTHHHRRELLDENKWRAIRHGHDASFIDRDLEGTVTLGEVVDRECERLDIDGIRQVYERESGAERQRRIREEDGADALCESLLLEC, from the coding sequence ATGGAACGCGGGTCGTCGGAATCGTTCACGCGAATGGGGTCGCTGGGAATCGAGGAGGAATACTTCGTCGTCGACGAGCGCGGCCGTCCCACGAGCGGAACGGATACGCTGGTGTACGATCACGAGCCGCCTGCGATACTCGAGGATCGGCTGGATCACGAACTGTTCAAGTGCGTCATCGAGACGCAAACGCCGTTGATCGAGCGGCCCTCGAACGCCGAATCGTCGCTGCTGGAGGTCAGGCGGGCGTTGATCGACCACGCAGCGGCCCACGGCTATCAGGTCGCAGCGGCCGGCTTACACCCGCTCGCACGCTGGCGCGAACTCGAGCACGCCGAAAAGTCGCGATACCGGTCACAGCTCGACCGGATCCAGTACACCCAGCATCGAAATACGACCGCAGGCGTCCACGTCCACGTGGGTGTCGACGACGCCGACAAGGCGGTCTGGATCGCGAACGAACTACGCTGGTTCGTCCCGATCATGCTCGCGCTTTCGGCGAACTCGCCGTACTGGGACGGGTTCGACACCGGTCTTCACTCCGCTCGAGCCAAGATTTTCGAGGGACTCCCGAACACGGGAATGCCGACCTATTTCGAGGATTTTGAAGCGTTCGACGCGTTCGAACGCCGGATGCTCGAGACCGACTCGATCCGCGACCGTGGCGAACTCTGGTACGACGTCCGCCCGCACACCGGCCACGGAACGGTCGAGGTTCGAACACCGGACGGACAGGCCGATCCGGACGTCGTGATGGCGTTCGTCGAGTACACCCACACGCTCGTGACGACGCTCGCCGAGGAATACGAGGATGGTGGCCGTACACACCACCACCGTCGGGAACTCCTCGACGAAAACAAGTGGCGGGCGATCCGCCACGGCCACGACGCCAGCTTCATCGACCGCGACCTCGAGGGAACGGTCACCCTCGGCGAGGTCGTCGATCGGGAGTGTGAACGTCTCGATATCGACGGCATCCGTCAGGTGTACGAGCGCGAGAGCGGTGCTGAACGCCAGCGCCGAATCAGGGAGGAGGACGGAGCGGATGCGCTGTGTGAGTCGTTACTGCTCGAGTGTTGA